A genomic segment from Aegilops tauschii subsp. strangulata cultivar AL8/78 chromosome 1, Aet v6.0, whole genome shotgun sequence encodes:
- the LOC109766825 gene encoding reticulon-like protein B12, with amino-acid sequence MDRRRQHHAGEFVTDVVLWRRGRAELSALLLAAAVASWILFHGASGYTAVSLAADVLLLLLAVLYAWSRAARLLGRPAPPIPDLQPAADELAALIHSCLADLASAFRRVAQGQPGSGQVFLCLAAAALLGRLARDLPTLCYAVVVGALTIPAVYERLSMERYMRMASLNMYRYEVLYQSLSLTCYLSTRDYLIELLKEA; translated from the exons TGACGGACGTGGTGCTGTGGCGGCGAGGCCGGGCGGAGCTGAGCGCGCTGCTGCTGGCGGCCGCCGTCGCCTCCTGGATCCTCTTCCACGGAGCCTCGGGTTACACGGCCGTCTCGCTGGCCGCCGACGTGCTCCTCCTGCTGCTGGCGGTGCTGTACGCGTGGTCCAGGGCCGCGCGCCTCCtcggccgccccgccccgcccatCCCCGACCTGCAGCCGGCGGCCGACGAGCTCGCCGCGCTGATTCATTCGTGCCTCGCCGACCTCGCCTCCGCCTTCCGCCGCGTCGCGCAGGGCCAGCCCGGCTCCGGCCAGGTGTTCCtctgcctcgccgccgccgccctgctgGGCCGCCTCGCGCGCGACCTCCCCACCCTGTGCTACGCAG TTGTGGTGGGCGCTCTGACGATCCCGGCGGTGTACGAGAGATTGAGCATGGAGCGATACATGAGGATGGCATCTCTCAACATGTACAGATACGAGGTCTTGTACCAGAGCCTCTCCCTCACCTGCTACCTCAGCACCAGGGACTACCTCATCGAGCTGCTCAAGGAAGCATGA